From one Neofelis nebulosa isolate mNeoNeb1 chromosome 4, mNeoNeb1.pri, whole genome shotgun sequence genomic stretch:
- the GATA2 gene encoding endothelial transcription factor GATA-2, with protein sequence MEVAPEQPRWMAHPAVLNAQHPDSHHPGLAHNYMEPAQLLPPDEVDVFFNHLDSQGNPYYANPAHARARVSYSPAHARLTGGQMCRPHLLHSPGLPWLDGGKAALSAAAAHHHNPWTVSPFSKTPLHPSAAGGPGGPLSVYPGAGGGSGGGSGSSVASLTPTAAHSGSHLFGFPPTPPKEVSPDPSTTGAASPASSSAGGNAARGEDKDGVKYQVSLTDSMKMESGSPLRPGLAAMGTQPATHHPIPTYPSYVPAAAHDYSSGLFHPGGFLGGPASSFTPKQRSKARSCSEGRECVNCGATATPLWRRDGTGHYLCNACGLYHKMNGQNRPLIKPKRRLSAARRAGTCCANCQTTTTTLWRRNANGDPVCNACGLYYKLHNVNRPLTMKKEGIQTRNRKMSTKSKKNKKGAECFEELSKCMQEKASPFSAAALAGHMAPVGHLPPFSHSGHILPTPTPIHPSSSLSFGHPHPSSMVTAMG encoded by the exons ATGGAGGTGGCGCCGGAGCAGCCGCGCTGGATGGCGCACCCCGCCGTGCTGAACGCGCAGCACCCTGACTCGCACCATCCGGGCCTGGCGCACAACTACATGGAGCCCGCGCAGTTGCTGCCTCCCGACGAGGTGGACGTCTTCTTCAACCACCTGGACTCGCAGGGCAACCCCTATTACGCCAACCCAGCCCACGCGCGGGCGCGCGTCTCCTACAGCCCCGCGCACG CCCGCCTGACCGGAGGCCAGATGTGCCGCCCACACTTGTTGCACAGCCCGGGGTTGCCCTGGCTCGATGGGGGTAAAGCAGCCCTCTCCGCGGCTGCAGCGCACCACCACAATCCCTGGACCGTGAGCCCCTTCTCCAAGACGCCGCTGCACCCTTCAGCTGCTGGAGGCCCCGGAGGCCCCCTCTCCGTGTacccaggggcagggggtgggagcgggggagggagcGGGAGCTCTGTGGCCTCCCTCACTCCCACTGCAGCCCACTCTGGCTCCCACCTCTTCGGCTTCCCACCCACTCCGCCCAAGGAAGTGTCCCCTGACCCCAGCACCACCGGGgctgcctccccagcctcctcttcCGCAGGGGGTAATGCAGCCCGGGGGGAGGACAAGGATGGGGTCAAGTACCAGGTGTCACTGACCGACAGCATGAAGATGGAAAGCGGCAGTCCCCTGCGCCCAGGCCTGGCTGCCATGGGCACCCAGCCTGCCACacaccaccccatccccacctacCCCTCCTATGTGCCCGCCGCTGCTCACGACTACAGCAGCGGACTCTTCCACCCCGGAGGCTTCCTGGGTGGCCCTGCCTCCAGCTTCACCCCTAAGCAGCGCAGCAAGGCACGCTCCTGTTCAG AAGGCCGGGAATGCGTCAACTGTGGGGCCACAGCCACCCCTCTCTGGCGGCGGGACGGCACTGGGCACTACCTGTGCAACGCCTGCGGGCTCTACCACAAGATGAATGGGCAGAACCGGCCACTCATCAAGCCTAAGCGGAGACTG tcGGCCGCCAGGAGAGCCGGCACCTGTTGTGCAAATTGTCAGACGACAACCACCACCTTATGGCGCCGAAACGCCAACGGGGACCCTGTCTGCAACGCCTGTGGCCTCTACTACAAGCTGCACAAT GTGAACAGGCCGCTGACCATGAAGAAGGAAGGGATCCAGACTAGGAACCGGAAGATGTCCACCAAGTCCAAGAAGAACAAGAAAGGTGCAGAGTGCTTCGAGGAGCTGTCCAAGTGCATGCAGGAGAAGGCCTCCCCCTTCAGCGCCGCCGCCCTGGCTGGACACATGGCACCCGTGGGCCACCTCCCACCCTTCAGCCACTCGGGACACATCTTGCCCACCCCAACGCCCATCCACCCCTCCTCCAGTCTCTCCTTTGGCCACCCCCACCCATCCAGCATGGTGACCGCCATGGGCTAG